Genomic segment of Microbacterium hydrocarbonoxydans:
GCGAAGGATGCGGACGGACTGCACCCGACCAACCTCGGTCGACTCGTGCTCAACGTCAACAACCCGATCCACACCCCGCTGCCGTGCACGCCGCGCGGTGTCATCGAGCTGCTGCTGCGCAACGGCTACGACTTCGCCGGCACGCACGTCGTGGTCGTCGGACGAGGCGTGACGATCGGTCGCTCGATCGGCCTGCTGCTGACGCGCCGCGACCTGAACGCGACGGTCACGCTCACGCACACCGGCACGGTCGACATGCCGCGGTACCTGCGCGAGGCCGACGTCATCGTGGCGGCAGCGGGCGTGAAGCACCTCATCCGCGCCGAGGACGTCAAGCCGGGCGCCGCCGTGCTCGACGTCGGCGTGACCCGCGAGACCGACCCCGAGACGGGCAGGAACCTCGTCTTCGGAGACGTGCACCCGGATGTCGCCGAGGTCGCGGGCTGGGTGTCGCCGAACCCCGGCGGAGTCGGTCCGATGACCGTCGCCCTGCTCATGACCAACGTCGTCGAGGCGGCGGAACGACTGGTCTGACCGTCGCCGGTCTCGATCTGCATCGTCGGTCCCGATCCGTGGACTTCCCCTTTCGATCCGCCTGCGGATCGGGGTGAGGCCCGGGATCGGGACCGTCTGCGTTCAGCCCAGCTCGTCGAGCATCCGCCGCTGCTCCGGGGTCAGACCGTCGTGGAGCTCCTCCCGCGCCTCCGCGGCGGCGGTCGTCTCCGGGGCGGGCGTGGAGGCTGCGGGCGGCGTGGTCTTGCGTCGCGTCACCCTGCCCTGCACGGCGTCGTACAGCTCGCCGGCCTTCGCCCGCAGCCTGTCGTCGACCTGGTCGTAGATCATCCAGCCGAACAGCAGGAAGAGCGGCGGGAGCGCGTAGCTCCAGAAGCCGGATGCGCGGACGCCGCTCAACCACACGACCGCCACCCAGATGAGCAGCTCGACCAGATAGACGAGCACGTACTGAACGATCTTCTCGCCGGTTCTCGTGCGATCGGCCGCGGACTTCGCCGCCGCGTTGCGGAACGCCGCGGTGAGCAGCGGCTTGACGAAGAGCGCTGCGAGCGTCAGGATGACGGCCGCCCACAGTGCGGTGAACCCGACAGAGACGCCCGACGACAGCAGGCCGATGAGCAGCAGCACCGCGACGTTGAACACGTAGAGCGCGGCGAACCGGACGATTCCGTTCTTCATCTGACCAGAATTCCACACACTCTCGGATGCCGCGGCATCTCCGTGCGGAACCTGGTGGGTATCAGCGTGCGGGAAACGCGCGTTCGACCGCATCGACCACGGTGCCGTAGACGGAGTCCCACGGCACGAGCGGGGGAGTGACCCCGGCGAGTTCGAGGCTCACGGCTCCATGCACCTGCGCCCAGACGGTGAGAGCGGCGGCCATGACCTGCGGTTCGTCGACCCGGGCCGCGAGCGCGCGCACGAGCGGCGCCATCGCCGTGCTCATGGTCGCGTCGTCGGGGCGGCACTCCTCCGTGGCGACCCCGCCGCCGAACATGAGGCGGTACAGCGCCGGATTCGCCATCGCCCACGCCCGATACGCGAATCCGAGTGCGCGGAGCCCTTCCGGTTCGGCCGTGGCCTGCGCCTCGCCGAACGACGCGAAGCCGTATTCGATGACCGCGACGAGCAGTTCGGTCTTCCCGCCGAACAGGGCATAGACCGCTGAGGTCGACGTGCCGGCGTTCTGCGCGATGTCGCGGAGACTGATCCGCTCGGGTCCCTTATCGTCGACCATCTCGGCCGTCGCGTCGAGCAGGCGCTCGCGCAGGGCGTCGTCGTACAGAGGGGGTCTTGCCATGGGATCGATCGTACCGTAACGTCGTTGCGTAACAAGGTTATGTAACAACGTTCCAAGGAGTGGCTCATGGCCCAGCAGGTCTTCCCCGGTCGATTCACCGCGACGCCAGAGCGACAGGACGTCACGGTCTTCCTCATCGGGATGCGCGCCAATCGGTGGTGGCAGCTCGGCAGGGTGTGGCGGACAGCCAGCAAGATGCCGCCCATGCTGCAGCACCTCGCAACCCATGCCGACGCAGGGATGCTCGGAGCACACAGCTGGTTCGGTCGTACGACGATCCTGCTCTCGTATTGGGAGAGTCCGGAGCATCTGCAGCGGTTCGCCGCCGACCGCGACGCACCCCATCTGCAGCCCTGGCGCGACTTCATGCGGACGCTGCAGGGAACCGGCAGTGTGGGCGTATGGCACGAGACGTATCAGGTGCCTGT
This window contains:
- a CDS encoding bifunctional methylenetetrahydrofolate dehydrogenase/methenyltetrahydrofolate cyclohydrolase, which gives rise to MTAKILDGKAASAAIKAELTERVAALKAKGVVPGIATVLVGADPASQLYVGMKHRQSEAIGMNSIQRELPADATQADVEALIDELNADPDCHGYIVQLPLPKHIDTDAILERIDPAKDADGLHPTNLGRLVLNVNNPIHTPLPCTPRGVIELLLRNGYDFAGTHVVVVGRGVTIGRSIGLLLTRRDLNATVTLTHTGTVDMPRYLREADVIVAAAGVKHLIRAEDVKPGAAVLDVGVTRETDPETGRNLVFGDVHPDVAEVAGWVSPNPGGVGPMTVALLMTNVVEAAERLV
- a CDS encoding TetR/AcrR family transcriptional regulator, translated to MARPPLYDDALRERLLDATAEMVDDKGPERISLRDIAQNAGTSTSAVYALFGGKTELLVAVIEYGFASFGEAQATAEPEGLRALGFAYRAWAMANPALYRLMFGGGVATEECRPDDATMSTAMAPLVRALAARVDEPQVMAAALTVWAQVHGAVSLELAGVTPPLVPWDSVYGTVVDAVERAFPAR
- a CDS encoding DUF4188 domain-containing protein codes for the protein MAQQVFPGRFTATPERQDVTVFLIGMRANRWWQLGRVWRTASKMPPMLQHLATHADAGMLGAHSWFGRTTILLSYWESPEHLQRFAADRDAPHLQPWRDFMRTLQGTGSVGVWHETYQVPVADLEAVYVDMPAFGLAAATGHVPVGPGMKTARQRMGR